A single genomic interval of Halomonas sp. GT harbors:
- a CDS encoding NAD(P)/FAD-dependent oxidoreductase, whose translation MVYDVVVIGAGAAGLMCAAQAGYAGRRVLLVDHANKAGKKILMSGGGRCNFTNLATTPQNFYSENPYFCISALKRYRPEHFVSLVDRHGVDYVEKAPGQLFCASSAKDIVSVLLTECEWAGVEVSLNTSISRVERMGDSMRLATSLGSIDAGTVVIATGGLSIPTMGATGFGYDIARQFGLDVLPTRPGLVPFTLSDSWKERAAALSGVSVPCEVSCNGRRFIEPMLFTHRGLSGPSMLQISSVWQPGDTIIINLLPSEHVADVLRHARHATPKRQLSTWLGERFPKRFAQALLEWYPDANLTSPMAEYSNDALDHWAQRLNQWQLKPSGTEGWRTAEVTMGGVSTEAISSKTFEVKDLPQLRFIGEVLDVTGELGGYNFQWAWASGVACGQAC comes from the coding sequence ATGGTCTACGACGTCGTCGTCATTGGTGCGGGTGCCGCTGGTTTAATGTGTGCGGCTCAAGCGGGTTACGCGGGGCGTCGTGTGCTGTTAGTGGACCATGCTAACAAGGCGGGCAAGAAAATATTGATGTCTGGAGGTGGGCGCTGCAATTTTACCAATCTGGCTACCACTCCTCAGAACTTTTACTCGGAAAATCCGTATTTTTGCATTTCTGCGTTAAAGCGTTATCGCCCTGAGCATTTTGTGTCGCTGGTAGATCGGCATGGCGTTGACTATGTGGAAAAAGCGCCAGGTCAGCTCTTTTGTGCGAGTTCCGCTAAAGACATAGTTAGTGTCTTACTCACCGAGTGTGAATGGGCAGGCGTCGAGGTGTCGCTCAATACGTCAATTTCTAGGGTTGAACGCATGGGGGATAGCATGCGGTTAGCCACATCGTTGGGAAGTATCGACGCTGGAACAGTAGTGATTGCTACGGGGGGGCTGTCGATACCCACGATGGGGGCGACAGGATTTGGTTATGATATTGCCCGCCAGTTTGGCTTAGATGTTCTGCCTACCCGCCCAGGGTTGGTGCCGTTTACCTTGAGCGATAGTTGGAAAGAACGTGCGGCAGCGCTCTCTGGGGTCAGTGTGCCATGCGAGGTGAGCTGCAACGGTAGGCGGTTTATAGAACCCATGCTATTTACTCATCGTGGCCTGTCAGGCCCGTCGATGCTGCAAATTTCCAGCGTTTGGCAACCAGGCGATACTATCATTATTAATTTACTGCCCAGTGAGCATGTTGCTGACGTATTACGTCATGCGCGTCATGCGACCCCTAAGCGTCAGCTGTCCACTTGGCTGGGAGAGCGTTTTCCAAAGCGGTTTGCTCAGGCGTTGCTAGAGTGGTACCCGGACGCCAATCTTACTAGCCCTATGGCAGAATACAGTAATGATGCACTTGATCATTGGGCTCAGCGGCTAAACCAGTGGCAGTTAAAACCGTCAGGTACAGAAGGTTGGCGAACAGCTGAAGTAACGATGGGAGGGGTAAGTACGGAAGCGATTTCATCAAAAACGTTTGAAGTGAAAGACTTGCCGCAGCTTAGGTTTATCGGTGAAGTGCTAGATGTGACGGGTGAGCTGGGGGGATACAACTTTCAGTGGGCTTGGGCAAGTGGCGTCGCCTGCGGGCAAGCGTGTTGA
- a CDS encoding YqjK family protein gives MTQPNTVNKPPSRAERKAALLAELEQQRIDILVDSDTLTKAASPLDKNWRSLKIPLYVIGGVAAFRILRHPGGAMAVGRKALASYMLIRKLKLLAKVAS, from the coding sequence ATGACTCAACCCAACACCGTTAATAAGCCTCCCAGCCGAGCGGAACGCAAAGCTGCCTTGTTAGCTGAACTAGAGCAACAGCGTATCGATATATTGGTTGATAGCGATACACTTACAAAGGCAGCCTCACCGCTAGACAAGAATTGGCGCAGCCTCAAAATACCTTTGTATGTGATTGGTGGCGTCGCCGCTTTCCGTATTTTGCGCCATCCAGGTGGCGCAATGGCGGTTGGCAGAAAAGCATTAGCTAGCTACATGTTAATACGAAAGCTTAAGTTGCTCGCGAAAGTGGCTAGCTAA
- a CDS encoding phage holin family protein, which yields MALGPTQRVFSAAKRLLKSLVANGETRLRLAVLELEEERARLLTLLLLAGASLLLLLLGVATLTALIVVLFWDTYRLTAIGVSAGVLIALSFLLAIIAIRQAKQHTLLKETLKQLSADRALLEVNEDDSTQHR from the coding sequence ATGGCTTTAGGGCCAACACAACGCGTCTTCTCTGCCGCTAAACGTCTGCTGAAATCATTAGTTGCTAATGGTGAAACCCGGCTTCGTTTGGCGGTTTTAGAATTAGAGGAGGAGCGCGCTCGTTTACTGACCCTGCTGTTATTAGCAGGGGCTAGCCTTCTGTTATTGTTGTTAGGCGTCGCAACCCTTACCGCGCTAATAGTAGTGCTGTTCTGGGACACTTATCGGCTTACTGCGATTGGCGTAAGTGCAGGCGTCCTTATTGCCTTAAGTTTTTTACTAGCGATAATTGCTATTCGTCAAGCTAAGCAGCATACGCTATTAAAAGAAACGCTTAAGCAACTCTCCGCTGACCGAGCCTTGTTGGAGGTGAATGAGGATGACTCAACCCAACACCGTTAA
- a CDS encoding DUF883 family protein, with protein sequence MAKRNTDTSARADQLKEDLRHLSETVEELMNATSKDASGEMRDLRERAEKRLKDTRARLEARGERLYEDTRETLSQQVDCCDRYVHENPWASIGIGAAAGLVVGMLLGRR encoded by the coding sequence ATGGCTAAACGTAATACTGATACCTCTGCTCGCGCTGACCAGCTGAAGGAAGATCTCCGCCACCTGAGTGAAACCGTAGAAGAGTTAATGAACGCCACGTCAAAAGATGCAAGTGGCGAGATGCGTGATCTTCGTGAACGCGCAGAAAAACGACTGAAAGACACCCGAGCGCGCTTAGAAGCGCGTGGTGAACGACTTTACGAAGACACTCGAGAAACGCTGTCTCAGCAAGTTGATTGCTGTGATCGTTACGTGCACGAAAACCCCTGGGCTAGTATTGGTATTGGTGCCGCAGCTGGTTTAGTGGTGGGTATGCTTCTCGGTCGTCGCTAA